Proteins found in one Paenibacillus dendritiformis genomic segment:
- a CDS encoding MFS transporter gives MKNQKIFHKSFLFLFISNFLVFIGFEMLIPILPAYLISMNASTIQVGLVTSLFTIGAVLIRPFVGYYLIDNQRKSLAVGATIALMLITLVYPFLNIVWLFLLLRIFHGAAWGVSTTANSTIAVDLIPKTRLGEGMGYFSISTTVGAIIAPSVGLFIYDTFSFEILICSSVILSLLAVISLQLTHFPVPAKIEKQPFQFFTMIFEKDVWFPALLAVITTFSFGAIITFLVLFGKQKGLDHIFLFFLINAIVSTVLRPFTGKWYDKRGPWSIIMISAFVGFLSLIILSYATNDLHLIIAAILFGAGYGTVMPSLQTWAVQKVRKEQTGAANATFFSSFDVGVGISAFVLGIFAKWISLDMIFRVVSISFIIVAILVYKDYVKEINRSKKG, from the coding sequence ATGAAAAATCAAAAAATATTCCATAAATCATTTCTGTTTTTATTTATCAGTAACTTTTTAGTGTTCATAGGGTTTGAAATGTTGATCCCTATATTGCCAGCCTATTTGATCAGTATGAATGCATCTACTATCCAAGTAGGTTTAGTGACCTCGTTATTTACTATAGGTGCTGTCCTAATTAGACCTTTTGTAGGGTACTATTTAATTGATAACCAACGGAAAAGTTTGGCAGTTGGAGCAACTATAGCTTTAATGCTTATTACACTTGTTTACCCTTTTCTAAATATCGTATGGCTATTTTTATTGTTAAGAATTTTTCATGGTGCAGCATGGGGTGTATCAACAACTGCAAATAGTACAATAGCCGTTGATCTCATTCCGAAAACAAGGTTAGGAGAAGGTATGGGCTATTTTTCCATATCCACAACAGTCGGAGCTATCATTGCCCCGAGTGTGGGTCTCTTTATTTATGATACTTTTTCCTTCGAGATATTAATTTGCTCATCCGTAATACTCAGCCTGCTGGCGGTCATTTCGCTTCAACTTACACATTTTCCTGTTCCTGCAAAGATTGAAAAACAACCATTTCAATTCTTTACTATGATTTTTGAAAAAGATGTGTGGTTTCCAGCATTACTAGCGGTAATAACAACATTTAGTTTTGGCGCCATTATTACCTTCCTAGTTCTTTTCGGAAAACAAAAAGGATTAGATCATATTTTTCTGTTCTTTCTTATAAATGCAATCGTCTCAACTGTACTACGTCCGTTTACTGGAAAATGGTATGACAAAAGAGGACCTTGGTCCATAATCATGATATCCGCTTTTGTAGGATTTTTATCATTGATTATTTTGTCTTATGCAACAAATGATCTTCATCTTATTATTGCTGCGATTTTATTCGGTGCAGGTTATGGTACGGTTATGCCGTCTTTACAAACATGGGCTGTTCAAAAGGTAAGAAAAGAGCAAACTGGAGCAGCCAATGCGACTTTTTTCTCCAGTTTTGACGTTGGTGTTGGAATTAGTGCATTTGTATTAGGGATTTTTGCCAAATGGATAAGTTTAGATATGATCTTTCGGGTTGTTAGTATCAGTTTTATTATTGTTGCTATTTTAGTGTATAAAGATTATGTAAAAGAAATAAATCGCTCTAAAAAGGGTTAG
- a CDS encoding AAA family ATPase: MTECTLFRNDFVIITGGPGAGKTTLLKEMQRQGYPYVPEVAREIIQAEMTSNGDALPWRNAIKYRDIMLEKSIESYHAAQSNDPGRLLFFDRGIPDTLAYSYLIDAPASEELESAARNYRYNKQVFILPPWEEIYQTDRERVQDFEEAQATYEIMYETYQWLEYELMVVPKLPVEQRAEFVLKHTRSGLTGVDPKNGNRK, translated from the coding sequence ATGACAGAGTGTACATTATTCAGGAATGATTTTGTCATTATAACAGGCGGCCCTGGCGCGGGGAAAACGACATTGTTAAAGGAAATGCAAAGACAAGGCTACCCGTATGTTCCAGAAGTCGCAAGAGAGATTATTCAAGCGGAGATGACTTCTAATGGCGATGCCTTGCCTTGGCGAAACGCAATCAAGTATCGCGATATCATGTTGGAGAAATCTATCGAAAGTTACCACGCTGCGCAGTCGAATGATCCTGGACGCCTATTGTTTTTTGACAGAGGCATCCCCGACACCTTGGCATATTCCTATTTGATCGATGCTCCGGCTTCGGAGGAACTGGAGTCTGCTGCTCGCAATTACAGGTATAACAAGCAAGTATTTATTTTGCCGCCCTGGGAAGAAATCTATCAAACCGACCGAGAAAGAGTGCAGGATTTTGAAGAGGCGCAGGCAACGTATGAAATCATGTATGAAACATATCAATGGCTTGAATATGAACTGATGGTCGTACCCAAATTGCCGGTTGAACAGAGGGCGGAGTTTGTTCTGAAGCATACTCGTTCAGGCTTGACTGGCGTCGACCCCAAGAACGGTAATCGTAAATAG
- a CDS encoding ABC transporter ATP-binding protein has protein sequence MVSPIIEVQKLSISFHTDDGVVPVVHSVSFHIHPGEILGIVGESGCGKSVTSLSIMGLIPAMTGKVSGDIHFKGEKLPILSEAKMRKIRGNQIAMIFQEPMTSLNPLFTIGEQLTEALRIHKKTDKKRAKARAIEMMKQVGLGRAEALINEYPHQLSGGMRQRVMIAMAMMCEPELLIADEPTTALDVTIQAQILELMKKLNQETKTAIMMITHDLGVVAEMCQRMVVMYAGKIVEEGDVRTIFQHPKHPYTIGLIQSVPDMREKKERLYSIPGQVPKPGSRRQGCSFAPRCAHATERCVSEEPSLQSFANGQKVSCWLYEDGKGADIHDSALSSS, from the coding sequence TTGGTATCTCCAATTATTGAAGTCCAGAAGTTAAGTATAAGCTTCCACACGGATGACGGTGTCGTTCCCGTTGTCCATTCGGTTAGTTTTCATATTCATCCCGGTGAGATATTGGGGATTGTCGGAGAATCTGGATGCGGAAAGAGTGTAACGTCCTTGTCGATTATGGGACTTATCCCTGCAATGACTGGAAAAGTTAGCGGAGATATTCATTTTAAAGGAGAAAAACTACCCATTTTATCGGAAGCGAAGATGAGGAAAATCCGCGGTAACCAAATTGCGATGATCTTCCAGGAACCAATGACCAGCTTGAACCCTTTATTTACAATCGGGGAGCAATTAACCGAAGCGCTGCGAATTCATAAAAAAACAGATAAAAAACGAGCCAAGGCGAGAGCGATAGAAATGATGAAGCAGGTAGGACTCGGAAGAGCCGAAGCCTTAATCAATGAATATCCTCATCAACTCTCTGGCGGCATGAGGCAGAGGGTCATGATTGCCATGGCTATGATGTGTGAACCCGAACTGCTTATCGCAGATGAACCGACTACCGCGTTGGATGTGACGATTCAAGCCCAAATCCTTGAGCTTATGAAGAAATTAAATCAAGAAACAAAGACGGCGATTATGATGATTACGCATGATTTAGGCGTTGTAGCGGAAATGTGCCAGCGAATGGTCGTTATGTATGCCGGCAAGATTGTGGAAGAGGGCGATGTGCGAACGATTTTCCAACATCCCAAGCATCCTTACACCATCGGTCTCATCCAGTCTGTTCCAGACATGCGAGAGAAAAAGGAAAGACTCTATTCGATACCAGGTCAGGTTCCGAAGCCGGGTTCTCGCAGACAGGGCTGTTCTTTTGCGCCGCGCTGCGCACATGCAACGGAACGATGTGTGAGTGAAGAGCCCTCATTACAGAGCTTCGCCAATGGACAAAAGGTGAGTTGCTGGTTATACGAAGACGGGAAAGGAGCAGACATCCATGACTCAGCCCTTAGTTCAAGTTGA
- a CDS encoding GNAT family N-acetyltransferase — MTTEVRLATNDDAEALSRLNQAFNGGERRPVSEISESMNKSGEFIAVAAMNGKVVGFACAQRYESFCYREAQGEITEMYVEPSARRQGLATSMISLLEEKLAACGVKNIKILTGSDNDAAIKTYERCGYVKDDELLLQKEL, encoded by the coding sequence ATGACGACGGAAGTAAGATTGGCAACGAACGACGATGCGGAGGCGCTCTCCAGATTGAATCAAGCCTTTAACGGCGGGGAGCGGCGGCCCGTATCAGAGATTAGCGAGAGCATGAACAAGAGCGGCGAATTCATTGCGGTTGCGGCCATGAACGGGAAAGTCGTAGGTTTTGCCTGCGCACAACGTTATGAATCGTTTTGTTACCGGGAAGCGCAAGGGGAAATTACGGAAATGTATGTGGAACCTTCGGCCCGAAGACAGGGACTGGCCACCTCCATGATTTCATTACTCGAGGAAAAGCTGGCAGCCTGTGGGGTAAAGAATATAAAGATATTAACAGGCAGCGACAACGACGCCGCCATTAAAACATATGAACGCTGCGGCTATGTTAAGGATGATGAACTCCTCTTGCAAAAAGAATTGTAA